In a genomic window of Phaenicophaeus curvirostris isolate KB17595 chromosome Z, BPBGC_Pcur_1.0, whole genome shotgun sequence:
- the BNC2 gene encoding zinc finger protein basonuclin-2 isoform X4: protein MLYGTQAVPVRLKILLDRLFSVLKQEEVLHILHGLGWTLRDYVRGYILQDAAGKVLDRWAIMSREEEIITLQQFLRFGETKSIVELMAIQEKEGQAVAVPSSKTDSDIRTFIESNNRTRSPSLLAHLENSNPSSIHHFENIPNSLAFLLPFQYINPVSAPLLGLPPNGLLLEQPAMRLREPSLTTQNEYNESSESEVSPTPFKNEQTSSRNALTSITNVEPKTEPACVSPVQTPTPVNDLSKPEHTKSSFRIHRMRRIGSASRKGRVFCNACGKTFYDKGTLKIHYNAVHLKIKHRCTIEGCNMVFSSLRSRNRHSANPNPRLHMPMLRNNRDKDLIRATSGAATPVIASTKSNLTLTSPGRPPMGFTTPPLDPVLQNPLPSQLVFPALKTVQPVPPFYRNLLTPGEMVSPPASLPTSPIIPAVSGMEQHPPPPSESSVPSVLMPTPEPNADLAPKKKPRKSSMPVKIEKEVIDTADEFDDEDEEVNDSSTMVNDIGHDNHCHSQEEMSPGLSVKDFSKSDRSRCISRPDIRRADSMTSEDQEHERDYENESESSEPKLCEESMEGDDRLQEPGEKSMMHSDRPDENHNDSSNQDVIKVKEEYTDPTYDMFYMSQYGLYNGGSASMAALHESFASTFNYSSPQKFSPEGEMCSSPDPKICYVCKKSFKSSYSVKLHYRNVHLKEMHVCTVAGCNAAFPSRRSRDRHSANINLHRKLLTKELDDMGLDTSQPSLSKDLRDEFLVKIYGAQHQMGLDIREDTSSPAGTEDSHMNGYGRGMSEDYMVLDLSTTSSIQSSSSIHSSRESDAGSDEGILLDDVDGASDSGESAHKADAPALAVGMGTDVPGSLMFNSVSVSNGGIMCNICHKMYSNKGTLRVHYKTVHLREMHKCKVPGCNMMFSSVRSRNRHSQNPNLHKNIPFASVD from the exons GATGCTGCAGGCAAGGTGCTGGACCGCTGGGCCATCATGTCCAGGGAAGAAGAGATCATTACCCTTCAGCAGTTCTTGAGATTTGGAGAAACCAAATCCATTGTGGAGCTGATGGCAattcaagaaaaagaaggacAGGCAGTGGCTGTGCCATCTTCAAAGACAGATTCAGATATAAGGACTTTTATTGAAAGCAATAATCGCACTAGGAGCCCAAGTCTCCTTGCTCACCTGGAGAATAGCAACCCTTCCAGCATTCATCATTTTGAAAACATCCCAAATAGCCTTGCATTCCTGCTTCCATTCCAATACATAAATCCAGTCTCTGCTCCACTGCTGGGGCTACCTCCGAATGGCCTTCTGCTGGAACAGCCAGCAATGAGGCTCCGTGAACCAAGCCTTACGACCCAAAATGAATATAATGAAAGCAGTGAATCTGAAGTTTCCCCTACTCCTTTCAAGAATGAGCAAACATCCAGCAGGAATGCTTTGACCAGCATCACAAATGTtgagcccaaaactgagccaGCTTGCGTCTCTCCTGTGCAGACACCTACGCCTGTCAATGATTTGTCAAAACCAGAACACACTAAAAGCTCATTCCGCATTCATAGAATGAGGAGAATAGGGTCAGCCTCCAGGAAAGGAAGAGTGTTTTGCAATGCATGTGGCAAAACTTTTTATGACAAAGGTACTCTTAAAATCCACTACAATGCTGTTCACCTGAAAATCAAGCACCGGTGCACTATTGAGGGCTGCAACATGGTCTTCAGCTCCCTCAGAAGCCGCAATCGCCACAGTGCTAACCCAAACCCCCGCCTCCACATGCCAATGCTAAGGAATAACCGCGACAAAGATTTAATTCGTGCTACATCCGGTGCCGCCACTCCAGTCATAGCAAGTACCAAATCCAACCTAACTTTAACAAGTCCTGGGCGTCCACCAATGGGGTTTACCACTCCCCCTCTAGATCCTGTATTACAGAACCCTCTTCCCAGTCAGCTGGTGTTCCCAGCTTTAAAGACTGTCCAACCTGTTCCTCCTTTTTACAGAAATTTACTTACTCCTGGAGAGATGGTGAGTCCACCAGCCTCTCTCCCTACAAGTCCAATAATACCAGCAGTGAGTGGAATGGAGCagcatccccctcctccttcagaGTCATCAGTACCGTCAGTGCTGATGCCCACCCCAGAGCCTAATGCTGACCTTGCCCCAAAGAAAAAGCCAAGGAAGTCAAGTATGCCAGTTAAAATTGAAAAGGAGGTTATTGATACTGCTGATGAGTTtgatgatgaagatgaagaggTGAATGACAGCAGCACGATGGTGAATGACATTGGTCATGACAATCACTGCCATTCTCAGGAGGAAATGAGCCCAGGCCTGTCTGTGAAAGACTTTTCCAAAAGTGACAGAAGCAGATGCATTTCCAGACCAGACATAAGAAGGGCAGACAGCATGACATCAGAGGACCAAGAGCATGAAAGAGACTATGAAAATGAATCAGAATCATCAGAGCCCAAATTGTGCGAGGAATCCATGGAAGGTGATGATCGCCTCCAGGAACCTGGTGAAAAATCTATGATGCACAGtgacagaccagatgaaaatcACAATGACTCCTCCAATCAGGATGTCATTAAGGTGAAAGAAGAGTATACAGACCCTACATATGATATGTTCTACATGAGCCAATATGGACTGTAcaatggaggaagtgccagtaTGGCTGCCCTTCATGAAAGTTTTGCTTCTACATTCAACTACAGCAGCCCTCAGAAGTTCTCCCCAGAAGGTGAAATGTGCTCCAGCCCAGATCCCAAGATCTGCTACGTGTGCAAGAAAAGTTTCAAGAGTTCCTACAGTGTGAAGCTTCACTACAGAAATGTTCATTTGAAAGAGATGCATGTCTGCACAGTGGCTGGCTGTAATGCTGCATTCCCATCACGGAGAAGCAGAGACAG ACATAGTGCTAACATAAACCTACACCGTAAACTGTTGACCAAAGAACTGGATGACATGGGCCTGGACacctcacagccttctcttaGTAAGGACCTCCGCGATGAATTTTTGGTGAAGATATATGGTGCTCAGCATCAGATGGGACTTGACATAAGGGAAGACACCTCCTCACCTGCTGGTACTGAGGACTCCCATATGAATGGGTATGGCAGAGGCATGTCAGAAGACTATATGGTCCTAGACCTGAGCACCACCTCCAGCATACAGTCCAGCAGCAGTATCCATTCCTCAAGAGAATCTGATGCAGGAAGTGATGAGGGCATTCTCCTGGATGATGTTGATGGGGCAAGTGACAGCGGGGAATCTGCCCACAAAGCAGATGCCCCTGCCTTAGCTGTAGGTATGGGCACCGATGTCCCAGGATCCCTCATGTTCAACAGTGTTTCGGTGAGCAATGGTGGGATAATGTGTAACATTTGCCACAAAATGTATAGCAACAAGGGAACCCTCAGAGTGCACTATAAAACAGTGCACTTGCGAGAGATGCACAAATGCAAAGTCCCTGGGTGCAACATGATGTTCTCCTCTGTCCGTAGCCGAAACCGGCACAGTCAGAACCCCAATCTGCATAAAAACATTCCCTTTGCTTCAGTAGATTAG